The genomic interval CAACCAGCGCGGCACCGCAGAGCAGCACATCAAGGAAGGCAAATATGCCTTTCGCTGGACGCGGCTGTCATGCCGGAAGTTCCGGCACAACGAGGTGCGGCTGCAACTGCACGCGCTGGCCTACAACCTGGCAACCTTCCTGCGCTGCATCGAACTGCCCGAGGCCATGGCGGACTGGTCGTTGACCAGCCTGCAACTCAAGCTGATCAAGATCGGCGCCCGCGTCGTCCGCCACGCCCGCGCCATTACCTTCCAGTTGGCCGAGGTCGCCGTCACCGGCCCGATGGTGCGGGCCGTCCTTGCCGCCATCCGCCGTCTTCGAACGCCTCCGTCATGCGCATGACCACGATCCATGCCCAAGCTGAACGAAAGCGGCAGGACAGGTCCGTCTGCCGCGCGGAAAAGCGGCTCTGCCGGGCCAGAATGCTGCGGGTTCGAGGCTTGATCCACCCGACTTCGGCCGTTTGCGCGACGACAGACACCGCTCGGGGCGAAAAACGCTTGCCCAGCGAGCAAAATCAGGCGATCTTGAAGTCAAGCGGCAGGCCACTTGGGGAATGTCGGCTGAAACTCTGAGCATTGGAAAGGTTGAGTCTTCCTGGCAGCACCTTGATTGGGTCCACATATCGCGACTGCGTCCCGCTGCTTCGACTTTTTCCGAACACCAGACGCTGCGCTTGACTAGGCACATAGCTGGGCAGGCTCCTGTGACATTTTCCGTTCAAAACCGGCCATGCCATCTGGCGACGATCCATGCACGAAGGCTACTTTTATGAAATTCAATATCTCTGCGGTCATTTCCCTGACGCTTCTGGCGTCTTTGTCTCCAGCATTCGCACAGGTGGGCGATCCGGGCGAAAGCCTGCGCCCGGCCAAATTGATGGTCCTGGAAGAGGCCGCCGACTTCGTCGAGCGGCGGTTTTTCGGGCGAATCGCGGCCAGATCGACCGTTGATCTGTCCTTTCGGGCGGGCGGCCAGATTGAGGAACTGCCTATCCGACAAGGCCAGTTTGTCGAAGCGGGCACTCTTCTGGGACGACTTGATCGCGGTCCCTTCGAACGCGCCGTGAATGAGGCGCAGGTACAGCTTAATCAGGCCGAACGGCAGTTGGCACGTCTCAGTAAATTGGGGGCGGGCGTCGTAGCCCTAGCTGAAATCGAGAATGCCCAGAGCACACGTGACGTGGCACAGGTGGCCTATGAGGATGCATTGGACAGCCTGAACTATGCCACGATGCAAGCTCCCTTCGACGCGCTCATCTCGCAGCGACTGGCGGATCAATATGCGACAGTTGCGGCGGGCGAACCCGTCGTTCGAGCACATGACATGAGCGAAATCCAGGTTCACATTCAGGTGCCGGAAATCCTGTTCCGCCAGTTCGGCGGCCAGCTGGAGTTTCAGGCCAGCGCGCAGATGGTCGTCGACGGCCCTCTTTATCCATTGGAATACCGCGAGCTGACCGCCGAGGCTGCCGAAGCGGGCCAGACCTATCGCGTAGCCTTCGCGTTCGGCGAGGATCAGCCCGAAAATCTGTTGCCGGGGGCCTCGGCCACGGTTCAGGTCACCGTCCAGCGCCCGGGCTCGGACAGCGTCGTGACGCTGCCGGCCAGTGCGCTGCGCTATGCGCCCGATGGCCGCCCTCAGGTGCTGGTTTATCGCCCCGATGACGCCGACCCCGATCGCGGCACGCTGGCCAGTCGCAGCGTCACGATCGAACCCGCCGGGGGCACCAGGTTTTACATGCTGGACGGTCCCGAGCCGGGCGTGACCATCGTCGCCTCGGGCGCGGCGATGCTGGCTGACGGGACGCGGGTAGGCCGCTTTACTGGTCTGTCCAACGACAATGGTCCTACGCCCGAGGCGTCGCAATGAACCTAGCACGTAAGGCGATCGACGCGCCGCTTCTGACTTGGCTTTTGATTCTCGGCTGCCTTCTGGGCGGCCTGTGGGGGTATGCGACCGTAGGCCGGCTGGAGGACCCGAGCTTTACCATCAAGCAGGCGGTGGTGATCACCTCCTATCCCGGGGCCTCGGCGGAACAGGTCGCCCGCGAGGTCAGCGAGCCCCTAGAATCCGCGATCCAGCAGATGGCCTCGCTGGACACGGTGACCTCGTCGAACAAGCCCGGCTCATCGCGCATCGATGTCGAAATCCTGTCTACGGTCAGTGGGGCCGAGCTGCCGCAGGTCTGGGACGAGCTGCGCAACCGCGTGGCCGATGCCCAATTGCCCGAAGGCGCGAACCTGCCGGTCGTAAACGACGATTTCGGCGATGTGTTCGGGATCTTCATGGCGGTGACCGCGCCCGGGTTTTCGGATGCCGAGATCCACGAGATCTCGACCTATCTGCGGCGCGAGATCCTAACGGTCGAGGGCGTGTCGAATGTGGCCATCGCCGGTTTGCCGGAAGAGGCGGTCTATGTCATGCCAGACATGGCCATCGCATCCAATCTGGGTGTCCCGCCCGGCGCTTTGATCGACCAGATCAGCGCGGCGGCAGCCGTGTCACCCTCGGGGTCTTTGGCGGCGGACGGCAACCGCTTCGGGATCGACGTGCCGCGCGGCACCAACAGCGTCGATGCGCTGCGCGAGCTGACCGTGAACGTGGGAACCTCGGTATTTCAGATGACCGACATCGCCACGGTCGAACGCGGTCGCGTTCCCACCCCGCGCGAAATCATCCGCTTTGACGGGCAAGAGGCGTTCACGCTTGGCATAGCGGGTGTGTCGTCGCAGAACATCGTCGATATCGGCATGCGCGTCGATGCCAAGATAGCCGAACTGTTGCGGGAGCTGCCCCATGGCGTGCAGCTCCACCCCATTTATCAGCAACATCTGGTCGTGGACGAATCCTCGTCCGCATTTCTGGTCAATTTGGCGATGTCGGTGGCGCTGGTGGTGGTGGTGCTGGCGCTCTTTATGGGATGGCGGTCGGCGGTCGTCATCGGATCGACGCTGTTTCTGAACGTGATCGGAACGTTCTTCTTCATGTCGCTTGGCGGGATAGAAATGGAGCGGATCTCGCTTGGCGCGCTGATCATTGCGATGGGGATGCTGGTCGACAATTCGATTGTCTTGGCCGAATCGATGCAGATCAAGATGGCCTCGGGCAGCTCGTCCCGCGACGCCGCCGAGGATGGCGCGAAGCGGGTCCAGCTGCCGCTGCTGGGCGCGACGGTGATCGGCATCATGGCCTTTGCCGGCATCGGCCTGTCGCCGGATGCGACGGGCGAGTTCATGTTCTCGCTGTTCGCGGTGGTGGGGATCTCGCTGCTGCTGTCCTGGGTACTGGCGCTCACCGTCACGCCGCTTCTGGCCCATTACGTCTTCAAGCGCGGCAAGGGCGACGGTGAGGGTGGCGATTACAATGGCCCAGTCTTTCGGGCCTATCGCACGGTACTGGGTGGGGCGCTGAGGGCGCGCTGGCTGTTTCTGGCGGCGATGATCGTCATCACCGTGCTGTGCTTTCGCGGCTTTGCCTCGGTGCCCCAGCAGTTCTTTCCCGACAGCAGCACGCCGGTCTTTTATGCGCATTACAAACTGCCGCAGGGCAGCGACATCCACAGCGTGTCGGACGACATGCGCAAGGCCGAGGAATGGTTGCTGCAGCGCGACGAGGTGACGTCGGTCGCGACCTTCGTAGGCTCGGGGGCGACGCGCTTCATGCTGACCTATTCCCCAGAAGAGGCGCTGCCCAGCTATGGCCATCTGATCATCCGTACCGCCACGACCGAAACGATCCCGCGGCTGTTGGAGGATCTGAACGAATTTGGTCGCGAAACGCTGCTTGAGGGCGAGTTCCGGACCGAACGTCTGGCCTTTGGTCCCGGCGGCGGCGCGCCCATTCAGGCGCGGATTTCGGGGCCCGATCCAAAGGTTCTGCGCGCGCTGGCCGATCTGGTCAGCACCACGCTGACCCGGCAGGATGCGGGATTGATTGATATCCGGACTGACTGGCGCGAATACGAGCCCGTGCTGATCCCAGAATATGCCACGCAGCGCGCGCAGACGGCCGGGATTTCGCGCGCCGATCTGTCAGATGCCGCGCTGATGGCGACCGAGGGCCTGCCCGTCGCGATCTATCAGGAAGCCGACAGGCAGATCCCGATCCGCCTGCGCGGCAGCGGCGCCAATCCCGATCTCGCCCAGCAGATCGTCTATTCCGAGGCTGCCGAGGATTACGTCAGCATGGAGCAGCTGATCGAACGCGTTGGATGGGAGCCCCGCGACACCCTTATCCAGCGCCGCGACCGGGTTCCGACGATCACGGTCGAGGCGGGGATCCCCACAGGGGGCAATGCATCCGATGTCTTTTCTACCATCCGCGCCCCGGTCGAGGCAATCACCATGCCCGATAGTTATGTCCTCGAATGGGGAGGGGAATATGAAAACAGCACCGACGCGCAACGCAGTCTGGGCCAGCAATTGCCGGCTTCACTTCTGATCATGGTGCTGATCTCGATCCTTTTG from Paracoccus fistulariae carries:
- a CDS encoding efflux RND transporter periplasmic adaptor subunit, encoding MPSGDDPCTKATFMKFNISAVISLTLLASLSPAFAQVGDPGESLRPAKLMVLEEAADFVERRFFGRIAARSTVDLSFRAGGQIEELPIRQGQFVEAGTLLGRLDRGPFERAVNEAQVQLNQAERQLARLSKLGAGVVALAEIENAQSTRDVAQVAYEDALDSLNYATMQAPFDALISQRLADQYATVAAGEPVVRAHDMSEIQVHIQVPEILFRQFGGQLEFQASAQMVVDGPLYPLEYRELTAEAAEAGQTYRVAFAFGEDQPENLLPGASATVQVTVQRPGSDSVVTLPASALRYAPDGRPQVLVYRPDDADPDRGTLASRSVTIEPAGGTRFYMLDGPEPGVTIVASGAAMLADGTRVGRFTGLSNDNGPTPEASQ
- a CDS encoding efflux RND transporter permease subunit, giving the protein MNLARKAIDAPLLTWLLILGCLLGGLWGYATVGRLEDPSFTIKQAVVITSYPGASAEQVAREVSEPLESAIQQMASLDTVTSSNKPGSSRIDVEILSTVSGAELPQVWDELRNRVADAQLPEGANLPVVNDDFGDVFGIFMAVTAPGFSDAEIHEISTYLRREILTVEGVSNVAIAGLPEEAVYVMPDMAIASNLGVPPGALIDQISAAAAVSPSGSLAADGNRFGIDVPRGTNSVDALRELTVNVGTSVFQMTDIATVERGRVPTPREIIRFDGQEAFTLGIAGVSSQNIVDIGMRVDAKIAELLRELPHGVQLHPIYQQHLVVDESSSAFLVNLAMSVALVVVVLALFMGWRSAVVIGSTLFLNVIGTFFFMSLGGIEMERISLGALIIAMGMLVDNSIVLAESMQIKMASGSSSRDAAEDGAKRVQLPLLGATVIGIMAFAGIGLSPDATGEFMFSLFAVVGISLLLSWVLALTVTPLLAHYVFKRGKGDGEGGDYNGPVFRAYRTVLGGALRARWLFLAAMIVITVLCFRGFASVPQQFFPDSSTPVFYAHYKLPQGSDIHSVSDDMRKAEEWLLQRDEVTSVATFVGSGATRFMLTYSPEEALPSYGHLIIRTATTETIPRLLEDLNEFGRETLLEGEFRTERLAFGPGGGAPIQARISGPDPKVLRALADLVSTTLTRQDAGLIDIRTDWREYEPVLIPEYATQRAQTAGISRADLSDAALMATEGLPVAIYQEADRQIPIRLRGSGANPDLAQQIVYSEAAEDYVSMEQLIERVGWEPRDTLIQRRDRVPTITVEAGIPTGGNASDVFSTIRAPVEAITMPDSYVLEWGGEYENSTDAQRSLGQQLPASLLIMVLISILLFGKLRQPLIVWLLVPMAVNGVVIGLLITGLPFSFTALLGLLSLSGMLLKNGIVLVEEIDLVRAEGMPFRKAIIEASTSRLRPVVLAAVTTILGMAPLLWDPFFASMSVTIMGGLAFATILTLIAAPVLYYVLFSKERKMEEGGSANPVGASG